In one Candidatus Nealsonbacteria bacterium genomic region, the following are encoded:
- a CDS encoding GreA/GreB family elongation factor: MTDKFYLTKKGLEKIKKEYQDLKRIKTAKTKGESPKVLHSEDLNPEYLSFREDLSFLETRIAELDYILKNVELIRLPQKRKRNIVSLGATVTLEEAGGRINEFMIVGTLEANPSEGKISSESPIGKTLLGHKIGDEIVTVSPIKVVYNIKKIKYKLS, from the coding sequence ATGACAGATAAATTCTATTTAACTAAAAAAGGTTTAGAAAAAATAAAAAAAGAATATCAGGATTTAAAAAGAATTAAGACAGCTAAAACAAAAGGAGAATCACCTAAGGTTTTACATTCCGAAGATTTAAACCCGGAATATCTTTCTTTTAGAGAAGACCTCAGTTTTTTGGAAACAAGAATAGCTGAACTTGACTATATTTTAAAAAACGTTGAGTTAATCAGACTTCCTCAGAAAAGAAAAAGAAATATTGTAAGTTTAGGAGCTACTGTTACTCTGGAAGAGGCAGGTGGTCGAATAAATGAGTTTATGATTGTCGGTACCTTAGAAGCTAATCCGAGTGAAGGAAAGATATCTTCAGAATCCCCGATAGGTAAGACTCTTTTGGGGCATAAAATAGGTGATGAAATAGTGACTGTTTCTCCAATTAAAGTAGTTTATAATATCAAAAAGATTAAATATAAATTATCTTGA